The Nostoc sp. 'Peltigera membranacea cyanobiont' N6 genome contains the following window.
GCGACAGCATAACGCACAATCGTCAAGGGTTTAGTGCGTTACGAACTGCGTTCTAACACACCCTACAATACCTAGTTTTGTTCAAAAATCAAATATGATTCCTATAAGAGTTGAGAACAATGTCAGTAAAAGTACGATGATTTAGCAGTTATTTTTTATATTAAACCAATTTCAATAGGTAAAGCAATTAGCTATTAACTCTTAAACTTGGCAATGGATATGATTGAGTTTGCCTAACATCGGCAAATTCACAGATTGAGTTAAATGGGCAAAAACGGCAGTGAGAACCAGGATTCGGAGGAAATATTTTACTAAAATTGTTCGTTTCTTCCTGATATTTATGCAAATCGTGCTGATGCTTGTGGGCAATATTAGCTAATTCAAATTTTAAGGATTCTAATTCACTATTATTGATGCTAATTAACTCAGACTTCTTACATATTTCTAAATTATAAAATGATGCCACAGCTTCTCTTCCGGGGTAAAGATAACGAGCAGCTACCAAATAAACTAATGCCTGTCGTTTGTCAAAAGCTGACTTACCAGTTTTAAAATCTAAAATATGTAAAGTGCTATCAGACTCAATAAAAACGCAGTCCATAGCTGCATATAAGCGAAAGCAATAATCTTCTTGTTCAACTACTATCGGTTTAGGAAAACCTTCATCACCCGGAGTTAATTGGATAATATCTTTATCCAAAAGCAACGGCGCATCGTGATACTTTTTCAAAATTTGCAGCACGCGTTGCTGGACTTGATCGCTTGAATTGCCTAATTTTAGTAGCTGTGCAACTCTTTCTACACCATCTGCTTGCTTTAACAGATGCCTGTGATGATGAAACTCATAAACGCCTTTTTGGGCGAGTATGCCAATCCTCTGGGGTGCAGTAGCTTGCGATAACAGCGCTTTAACTTTTGGTTCGTGTTGCCGTGCTTTGATAAACCCCCGTCTCATCTGGCAATGCCAGCGTTCTTGCCCAGTTGCTGGGGCAACTAGAGACCAAAGGTGATAACTGGCAAAAGGTCGATCGGGGGTTGACATTGCTCAGAAACAGTGAGAGAAGATACGGTGGGGAGAAGTTTAAGCTAAGGCTTTCTTAGAAAAAAACTTCGAGTGATAATTGCTACTACACACGCTTTGCAGGAAGCTTTTATAGTACTGATTATGTCC
Protein-coding sequences here:
- a CDS encoding PD-(D/E)XK nuclease family protein, whose product is MSTPDRPFASYHLWSLVAPATGQERWHCQMRRGFIKARQHEPKVKALLSQATAPQRIGILAQKGVYEFHHHRHLLKQADGVERVAQLLKLGNSSDQVQQRVLQILKKYHDAPLLLDKDIIQLTPGDEGFPKPIVVEQEDYCFRLYAAMDCVFIESDSTLHILDFKTGKSAFDKRQALVYLVAARYLYPGREAVASFYNLEICKKSELISINNSELESLKFELANIAHKHQHDLHKYQEETNNFSKIFPPNPGSHCRFCPFNSICEFADVRQTQSYPLPSLRVNS